From a single Raphanus sativus cultivar WK10039 chromosome 3, ASM80110v3, whole genome shotgun sequence genomic region:
- the LOC130509319 gene encoding NADPH-dependent thioredoxin reductase 3-like isoform X2, translated as MAAGIGLGSVSTHRVAALSPLFSLTTTSRRCGSSFILPRTRSDSLRLSVSASADSPSSSVIIGSGPAGYTAAIYAARANLKPVVFEGYQMGGVPGGQLMTTTEVENFPGFPDGITGPDLMDKMRKQAERWGAELYPEDVESLSVQTAPFTVQSSERKVKCHSIIYATGATAKRLRLPREEEFWSRGISACAICDGASPLFKGQVLAVVGGGDTATEEALYLTKYAGHVHLLVRRDQLRASKAMQDRVNNNPNITVHYNTETVDVLSNTKGQMSGLLLRRVDTGEETELEAKGLFYGIGHSPNSQLLEGQVELDSSGYVLVREGSSNTSVEGVFVAGDVQDHEWRQAVTAAGSGCIAALSAERYLTSNNLLVEFHQPQTEETKKEFTQRDVQEKFDVTLTKHRGQYALRKLYHESSRVICVLYTSPTCGPCRTLKPILNKVVDEYNNDVHFVEIDIEEDQEIAEAAGIMGTPCVQFFKNKEMLRTISGVKMKKEYRELIEANK; from the exons ATGGCTGCAGGCATCGGACTCGGCTCCGTGTCGACTCACCGAGTCGCCgccctctctcctctcttctctctcactaCGACTTCACGCCGATGCGGTTCCTCGTTCATCCTCCCCCGAACTCGCTCCGATTCCCTCCGCCTCAGCGTCTCCGCTTCCGCCGATTCTCCGTCTTCTTCAG TGATAATCGGCTCCGGTCCGGCCGGGTACACGGCGGCTATATACGCGGCGAGAGCCAATTTGAAGCCGGTGGTTTTCGAAGGGTATCAGATGGGGGGAGTTCCAGGTGGACAGTTGATGACGACCACCGAGGTTGAGAATTTCCCGGGGTTCCCTGACGGTATTACTGGTCCTGATTTGATGGACAA gatGAGGAAGCAAGCTGAGCGGTGGGGAGCAGAGTTGTATCCTGAGGATGTAGAGTCTCTTAGTGTTCAAACAGCTCCTTTTACTGTGCAGAGTAGTGAACGTAAG GTCAAGTGCCATAGTATCATTTATGCCACTGGAGCTACAGCAAAGAGGCTGAGACTACCGCGAGAGGAAGAGTTCTGGAGTAGGGGTATTAGTGCTTGTGCGATTTGTGATGGCGCTTCGCCTTTGTTTAAGGGCCAAGTACTGGCTGTGGTTGGAGGAGGAGATACGGCGACTGAGGAAGCTTTGTACCTCACGAAATATGCAGGTCATGTTCATTTGCTTGTTCGCAGAGACCAGTTAAGAGCATCCAAGGCTATGCAAGATAG AGtgaacaacaatccaaacatcACAGTGCATTACAACACGGAAACGGTGGACGTATTGAGCAACACCAAGGGACAGATGTCTGGCCTTCTACTCAGAAGAGTTGATACTGGAGAAGAAACCGAGCTGGAGGCAAAAGGATTGTTTTATGGAATAGGTCATTCGCCGAACAGTCAGTTACTAGAAGGCCAAGTCGAACTCGACAGCTCAGGGTACGTGTTGGTTCGCGAAGGATCATCGAATACATCAGTTGAAGGTGTATTTGTTGCAGGAGATGTTCAG GATCATGAATGGAGACAAGCTGTAACGGCTGCTGGATCAGGATGCATAGCCGCGTTGTCAGCCGAGAGATACCTCACAAGTAACAATCTTCTTGTTGAATTTCACCAG CCTCAAACTGAAGAGACCAAAAAAGAGTTCACACAGCGGGATGTCCAAGAAAAGTTCGACGTCACTCTTACAAAGCATAGGGGACAG TATGCTCTTAGAAAACTATACCATGAGAGTTCAAGAGTTATATGTGTATTATACACATCACCAACATGTGGTCCCTGTAGGACTCTGAAGCCAATCTTGAACAAG GTGGTcgatgagtataacaatgatgtGCACTTTGTTGAGATTGACATAGAGGAAGATCAAGAAATTGCTGAAGCAGCAGGGATCATGGGAACGCCATGTGTGCAATTCTTCAAGAACAAGGAAATGCTCAG GACTATATCTGGTgtgaagatgaagaaagagTACAGGGAACTCATCGAAGCCAATAAATGA
- the LOC130509034 gene encoding heat stress transcription factor B-3-like gives MEDDHLRCNDNTNEEERLPLEFMSGKQTYTAELQPQQPPPFLVKTYKVVEDPTTNEVISWNEDGTGFIVWQPAEFARDLLPTLFKHCNFSSFVRQLNTYGFRKVSTTRWEFSNEMFRKGQRELMCNIRRRKSCPHSHSHNKSHQVVPTTTREKQEDHHLEDQRSSSTSSSSVYSALLDENKCLKNENEFLSSELGKTKKKCKQLMELVERYRGEDEEGETDDDDSDDQGLKLFGVKLE, from the exons ATGGAAGATGATCATTTACGGTGTAACGACAACACCAACGAGGAGGAGCGTTTGCCATTGGAGTTTATGAGCGGAAAACAAACATACACGGCGGAGTTACAGCCGCAGCAACCGCCGCCATTCTTGGTGAAGACATACAAGGTGGTTGAGGATCCGACAACGAACGAGGTTATATCTTGGAACGAAGATGGAACTGGATTCATCGTGTGGCAGCCAGCAGAGTTCGCAAGAGATCTCTTACCAACACTTTTCAAGCATTGCAACTTCTCTAGTTTCGTTCGGCAGCTCAATACTTAC GGGTTTCGGAAAGTGTCGACGACAAGATGGGAGTTTAGTAATGAGATGTTTCGAAAAGGTCAAAGAGAGCTTATGTGCAATATCCGAAGAAGGAAGAGTTGTCCACACTCGCACTCACATAACAAGTCTCATCAGGTTGTACCAACAACAACGAGGGAGAAGCAAGAAGATCATCACCTTGAGGATCAACGCTCTTCATCtacttcctcctcttctgtaTACTCTGCTTTACTCGACGAAAACAAGTGCTTGAAGAATGAAAATGAGTTCCTGAGCTCAGAACTAGGGAAGACCAAGAAGAAATGCAAACAACTTATGGAGTTGGTGGAGAGGTACAGaggagaagacgaagaaggagAAACCGATGATGATGACAGCGATGATCAAGGGCTTAAGTTGTTTGGAGTAAAACTGGAGTAA
- the LOC130509033 gene encoding ABC transporter A family member 1-like, with the protein MFLKHHYGVGYTLTLVKTSPAVSVATQIVHRHIPSATCVSEVGNEISFKLPLASLPCFENMFREIESCMKSSVDRSRINEIEDSDYPGIQSYGISVTTLEEVFLRVAGCNLDIEDKQEDTSVSPDTEPSLVCIESVQKSTIQPKLLASCNEGAGVVITSIAKACSLIVAAVWTFIGFISMQCCGCSVISRSMFWRHCKALFIKRARSAFRDRKTVAFQLIIPAMFLLFGLLLLQLKPHPDQKSITLTTAYFNPLLSGNGGGGPIPFDLSEPIAKEVAEYIEGGWIQPLRNSSYKFPNPKEALADAIDAAGPTLGPTLLSMSEFLMSSFDQSYESRYGAVLMDSQHPDGSVGYTVLHNSTCQHAGPIYINVMHSALLRLASGNKNMTIQTRNHPLPPTKSQRLQRHDLDAFSAAIIVSIAFSFIPASFAVPIVKEREVKAKHQQLISGVSVLSYWLSTYVWDFVSFLFPSTFAIILFYAFGLEQFIGMGRFLPTVLMLLEYGLAIASSTYCLTFFFTEHSMAQNVILMVHFFSGLILMVISFVMGLIPTTVNANSYLKTFFRLSPGFCFSDGLASLALLRQGMKDKSSHGVFDWNVTGASISYLALESIFYFLLTLGLELLPVQKVMSFSIGEWWQHFKVFKQGAGSSSTEPLLKDSTGAISADMEDDIDVQEERNRVISGLTDNAIFYLQNLRKVYPGSNHHGPKVAVQSLTFSVQAGECFGFLGTNGAGKTTTLSMLSGEETPTSGTAFVFGKDIVASPKAIRQHIGYCPQFDALFEYLTVKEHLELYARIKGVVDYRIDNVVMEKLVEFDLLKHSHKPSFTLSGGNKRKLSVAIAMIGDPPIVILDEPSTGMDPVAKRFMWDVISRLSTRSGKTAVILTTHSMNEAQALCTRIGIMVGGRLRCIGSPQHLKTRFGNHLELEVKPNEVSHVDLENLCQMIQQWLFNVPSQPRSLLGDLEVCIGVSDSITPDTASASEISLSPEMIQSIAKYLGNEQRVSTLVPPMPEEDVGFDEQLSEQLYRDGGIPLPVFAEWWLTKEKFSALDSFIQTSFPGATFKSCNGLIIKYQLPFGEGGLSLADTFGYLERNRNQLGIAEYSISQSTLETIFNHFAANS; encoded by the exons ATGTTCCTGAAGCATCACTACGGGGTTGGTTACACTCTTACGCTAGTAAAG ACTTCTCCAGCTGTCTCTGTTGCCACACAGATAGTTCATCGTCACATTCCATCAGCAacctgtgtgagtgag GTGGGCAACGAAATCTCTTTCAAGCTTCCTTTGGCATCCTTGCCTTGCTTTGAAAATATGTTCAGAGAAATTGAGAGTTGCATGAAGAGTTCTGTTGACAGATCTAGGATAAATGAGATTGAGGATTCAGATTATCCTGGTATTCAGAGCTATGGTATATCTGTCACAACACTTGAGGAGGTGTTTTTGAGAGTTGCTGGCTGTAACTTAGATATAGAGGATAAGCAGGAAGATACATCTGTTTCTCCTGATACCGAGCCTTCTTTGGTGTGCATTGAGTCTGTTCAGAAGAGCACTATCCAACCCAAATTACTAGCAAGTTGTAATGAGGGCGCTGGAGTTGTTATTACCTCAATTGCAAAAGCTTGCAGTTTAATCGTTGCTGCAGTTTGGACTTTCATTGGATTCATTAGCATGCAATGTTGTGGTTGTTCCGTTATCTCAAGGTCAATGTTTTGGCGGCATTGCAAAGCATTATTCATAAAAAGAGCAAGATCTGCTTTCAGAGACCGCAAAACAGTGGCGTTCCAGCTCATCATCCCAGCAATGTTCTTACTTTTTGGCCTTCTTTTACTACAGCTCAAGCCACATCCTGATCAGAAATCCATTACGTTGACAACTGCGTATTTTAATCCTCTTCTGAGTGGCAATGGAGGTGGCGGTCCGATTCCTTTTGATCTATCTGAGCCAATTGCCAAAGAG GTTGCAGAATATATTGAAGGAGGCTGGATTCAGCCCTTGAGGAATAGTTCATATAAGTTCCCTAATCCAAAAGAGGCATTGGCTGATGCAATTGATGCAGCAGGTCCCACGTTGGGCCCCACTCTACTTTCTATGAGCGAATTTCTGATGTCTAGTTTTGATCAGTCATACGAGTCAAG GTATGGGGCAGTTTTAATGGATAGTCAGCATCCAGATGGGAGTGTAGGATATACCGTGTTACACAACAGTACTTGCCAGCATGCTGGTCCTATCTACATCAATGTTATGCATTCTGCGCTTCTCCGACTTGCTAGTGGTAACAAGAATATGACAATTCAAACACGAAACCATCCTTTGCCTCCAACAAAAAGTCAGCGCTTACAGCGTCAT GATTTGGATGCCTTTTCAGCTGCAATTATTGTAAGCATTGCATTCTCATTCATCCCGGCCTCCTTTGCAGTTCCCATTGTTAAG GAGCGAGAGGTGAAAGCGAAGCACCAACAGCTTATTAGTGGG GTTTCTGTTCTTTCATATTGGTTATCAACATACGTATGGGATTTCGTCAGTTTCTTATTTCCGTCAACATTTGCAATAATCCTCTTCTACGCTTTTG GTCTGGAGCAGTTTATCGGAATGGGTCGGTTTCTGCCAACTGTCCTAATGCTTTTGGAGTATGGTTTGGCAATTGCATCATCAACGTATTGTCTTACATTTTTCTTCACCGAGCATAGCATGGCTCAG AATGTTATTCTTATGGTCCACTTCTTCTCTGGTCTTATCTTAATGGTTATCTCATTTGTCATGGGCCTTATTCCAACCACAGTTAATGCAAACTCATATCTAAAG ACCTTCTTTAGACTATCACCAGGATTTTGCTTCTCTGATGGATTGGCTTCGTTAGCTCTTCTAAGGCAGGGGATGAAAGACAAATCCAGTCATGGGGTGTTTGATTGGAATGTCACTGGAGCTTCCATCTCATACCTAGCTTTGGAG AGTATATTCTACTTCCTTTTGACGCTTGGGCTTGAGCTCTTGCCTGTTCAAAAGGTGATGTCTTTCTCAATTGGGGAGTGGTGGCAgcattttaaagttttcaagCAAGGTGCTGGTTCTAGTTCTACAGAGCCGCTTCTCAAGGATTCCACTGGAGCCATTTCGGCTGATATGGAGGATGACATAGACGTGCAAGAGGAAAGAAACAGGGTGATTTCAGGGTTGACAGACAACGCCATATTCTACTTACAAAACCTGAGGAAG GTCTATCCTGGCTCCAATCATCACGGCCCAAAAGTAGCTGTACAGTCTTTGACTTTCTCGGTCCAAGCAGGAGAATGTTTTGGCTTTTTAGGGACGAATGGAGCTGGAAAGACTACTACCTTGTCTATGTTATCTG GAGAGGAAACACCAACTAGTGGAACTGCCTTTGTCTTTGGCAAAGACATAGTGGCGAGTCCCAAAGCTATCCGTCAGCAT ATTGGCTACTGCCCCCAGTTTGATGCTTTATTCGAATATTTGACTGTGAAGGAGCACCTTGAACTTTATGCAAGGATCAAAGGAGTGGTTGACTATAGAATTGATAAC GTGGTTATGGAAAAGTTAGTCGAGTTTGACTTGTTGAAGCATTCTCACAAGCCATCGTTCACTCTTAGCGGCGGAAACAAACGCAAACTATCCGTTGCTATTGCAATGATTGGAGATCCTCCCATTGTCATCCTTGATGAACCATCTACAG GTATGGATCCTGTTGCCAAAAGATTCATGTGGGATGTGATTTCTCGCCTGTCCACAAGGAGTGGAAAGACAGCGGTTATTCTGACTACTCATAGCATGAATGAAGCTCAAGCGCTTTGCACTAGGATCGGGATCATG GTTGGTGGCCGCCTGAGATGCATAGGTAGTCCACAACACTTAAAGACGCGCTTCGGAAACCACCTTGAGTTAGAG GTCAAACCCAACGAAGTGAGCCATGTGGACTTGGAGAACCTTTGCCAGATGATTCAGCAGTGGCTGTTTAACGTTCCTTCTCAGCCTAGGAGTTTACTTGGCGACCTCGAAGTTTGTATCGGTGTCTCTGACTCTATAACTCCTGATACGGCCTCAGCATCAGAAATCAGTTTGTcaccagaaatgatacaaagCATTGCCAAGTATCTGGGTAATGAGCAGAGAGTGAGTACTCTAGTACCTCCCATGCCTGAGGAAGATGTTGGATTCGATGAACAGCTATCAGAACAGCTCTATAGAGATG GTGGTATTCCGCTGCCAGTATTTGCGGAGTGGTGGCTAACCAAAGAAAAGTTTTCAGCATTGGACTCTTTCATACAAACTTCGTTTCCAGGTGCAACATTTAAGAGCTGCAATGGATTGATCATTAAATACCAG TTGCCATTTGGGGAAGGAGGATTGTCACTTGCAGATACCTTTGGATACCTTGAAAGAAACCG GAATCAGTTGGGCATAGCTGAATACAGCATAAGCCAGTCCACACTTGAGACTATATTCAACCATTTTGCAGCTAACTCATAA
- the LOC130509319 gene encoding NADPH-dependent thioredoxin reductase 3-like isoform X1, translating into MAAGIGLGSVSTHRVAALSPLFSLTTTSRRCGSSFILPRTRSDSLRLSVSASADSPSSSGEVIENVVIIGSGPAGYTAAIYAARANLKPVVFEGYQMGGVPGGQLMTTTEVENFPGFPDGITGPDLMDKMRKQAERWGAELYPEDVESLSVQTAPFTVQSSERKVKCHSIIYATGATAKRLRLPREEEFWSRGISACAICDGASPLFKGQVLAVVGGGDTATEEALYLTKYAGHVHLLVRRDQLRASKAMQDRVNNNPNITVHYNTETVDVLSNTKGQMSGLLLRRVDTGEETELEAKGLFYGIGHSPNSQLLEGQVELDSSGYVLVREGSSNTSVEGVFVAGDVQDHEWRQAVTAAGSGCIAALSAERYLTSNNLLVEFHQPQTEETKKEFTQRDVQEKFDVTLTKHRGQYALRKLYHESSRVICVLYTSPTCGPCRTLKPILNKVVDEYNNDVHFVEIDIEEDQEIAEAAGIMGTPCVQFFKNKEMLRTISGVKMKKEYRELIEANK; encoded by the exons ATGGCTGCAGGCATCGGACTCGGCTCCGTGTCGACTCACCGAGTCGCCgccctctctcctctcttctctctcactaCGACTTCACGCCGATGCGGTTCCTCGTTCATCCTCCCCCGAACTCGCTCCGATTCCCTCCGCCTCAGCGTCTCCGCTTCCGCCGATTCTCCGTCTTCTTCAG GAGAGGTGATCGAGAACGTAGTGATAATCGGCTCCGGTCCGGCCGGGTACACGGCGGCTATATACGCGGCGAGAGCCAATTTGAAGCCGGTGGTTTTCGAAGGGTATCAGATGGGGGGAGTTCCAGGTGGACAGTTGATGACGACCACCGAGGTTGAGAATTTCCCGGGGTTCCCTGACGGTATTACTGGTCCTGATTTGATGGACAA gatGAGGAAGCAAGCTGAGCGGTGGGGAGCAGAGTTGTATCCTGAGGATGTAGAGTCTCTTAGTGTTCAAACAGCTCCTTTTACTGTGCAGAGTAGTGAACGTAAG GTCAAGTGCCATAGTATCATTTATGCCACTGGAGCTACAGCAAAGAGGCTGAGACTACCGCGAGAGGAAGAGTTCTGGAGTAGGGGTATTAGTGCTTGTGCGATTTGTGATGGCGCTTCGCCTTTGTTTAAGGGCCAAGTACTGGCTGTGGTTGGAGGAGGAGATACGGCGACTGAGGAAGCTTTGTACCTCACGAAATATGCAGGTCATGTTCATTTGCTTGTTCGCAGAGACCAGTTAAGAGCATCCAAGGCTATGCAAGATAG AGtgaacaacaatccaaacatcACAGTGCATTACAACACGGAAACGGTGGACGTATTGAGCAACACCAAGGGACAGATGTCTGGCCTTCTACTCAGAAGAGTTGATACTGGAGAAGAAACCGAGCTGGAGGCAAAAGGATTGTTTTATGGAATAGGTCATTCGCCGAACAGTCAGTTACTAGAAGGCCAAGTCGAACTCGACAGCTCAGGGTACGTGTTGGTTCGCGAAGGATCATCGAATACATCAGTTGAAGGTGTATTTGTTGCAGGAGATGTTCAG GATCATGAATGGAGACAAGCTGTAACGGCTGCTGGATCAGGATGCATAGCCGCGTTGTCAGCCGAGAGATACCTCACAAGTAACAATCTTCTTGTTGAATTTCACCAG CCTCAAACTGAAGAGACCAAAAAAGAGTTCACACAGCGGGATGTCCAAGAAAAGTTCGACGTCACTCTTACAAAGCATAGGGGACAG TATGCTCTTAGAAAACTATACCATGAGAGTTCAAGAGTTATATGTGTATTATACACATCACCAACATGTGGTCCCTGTAGGACTCTGAAGCCAATCTTGAACAAG GTGGTcgatgagtataacaatgatgtGCACTTTGTTGAGATTGACATAGAGGAAGATCAAGAAATTGCTGAAGCAGCAGGGATCATGGGAACGCCATGTGTGCAATTCTTCAAGAACAAGGAAATGCTCAG GACTATATCTGGTgtgaagatgaagaaagagTACAGGGAACTCATCGAAGCCAATAAATGA